From Triticum aestivum cultivar Chinese Spring chromosome 7B, IWGSC CS RefSeq v2.1, whole genome shotgun sequence:
agggcctctatatatagagatagccaccacagtagagggacattggatctagatcttacctagagccaacagagacaGAGCAATTCCTCCCCAAGCACACCACCATAAGAacaaccctcgcgaggctgttcttcctttgtattgttcatcatcatcccctgaggcaatccaccacaccacacactggattagggtattacaccacaacggtggcccaaaccagtataaaccttgtgtcccttgtgccgTTCATCGTTAGCTTAGAATCTCAacaaggcgttgggacgtggagcggtagggggaagatcttcgcgcgcaccctagagttcgagccttaagggttttgccgaaacccgatatccgacatttggcgcgccaggtaggggtgcaccggagtcttTCTTCCGTAGTTCCCCGTTCTAttgttcgtcgcatccatggctgatGCTTGCCGAGCTGGCGCCGAGCGTCAGGCTTctctcgccgcccacgtcgcccagacggctcccgttggtGGGCCTCCCTATCGTTCTCCGTCACctgccaccaatgccgccaccggcctggcgggtaACGGGCAGCAGGCGTCATCGTTGCATCCcttggtgcggcgggaaggccgcaccgccactccgtcactgactCCAGCCAGTTTGTCGTCGCATGCTCGTCGCactcccacggacgcgcatgccgcgttgctcctcgcatgtgagctcctgcactaccacccctcgacaacctctacgaggagtggctcgctcgcatcaccgagatCGTCAGGGCCGTAGGGGGCTCCCCTAcgctgtccctctcgctgcctcgccctccgtcatgcgtcggtgatgcagctcaggaggtgcctccaccacctcctccccaagaaggcacccaggctccaaggcgcgcggcccctggacgagacccaccacGTCCAGTGCCcgtgcgacaagaaaggagctgccaagaaatccctcgtccccaagaaggtgctcacatgctccctgctccagcacgtcaagactgCATCCCCGCGCCAGCACGTCAAGAGCCCGCGCTGCctctggcggcggcgcgcgggaatccccaggagcaagccccgcatctgcaaagggctccggtggccaccgcaggctgccgcgccttcaccaccaagctacgcagtgtcgcctggccaggcaagttcaagccggatctgcctcctcgatacgacggcactgccgaccccgcggagttcctgcagctctacgagctgggcatcaaagtggccaacagagacgagaaggtcatggcgaattagtttcccatggcgctcaaagatggtgcccgcacatggctcctgaacctgcctcccggcaagatttcctcttgggacgagatgcgtacccgcttcatcgccaacttccaaggcactcgcgaccatcCTCCAGTCGTGAGTGACCTGcatcgcatcaagcagcaacctggagagacccagcaaaagtacatccagcgcttcaacaacgctcgcctcaagattcccaaggtaaccgaggaggccatcatctcagcgttctctgatggcgtccgtgatgtcaagataaaggaggagctggcaatccacgaggacatgtgcacatctctggagctgttcaacccggcgaccaagtgtgcaagggctgaggagggacgcctctccatTCTCGACCTCCCAGCCGCTGACCctaaagagaagaaagccaaggtcaaagacgtgaagcgcaagggatcagccgtgctcgcagcagaaccagacatgAAGCACGGTAGGGACCAggcagagtcgtccaagggcagccggtactgcgtgtaccacgacctccacacccacaacaccaacgaatgccaagagctcagggccatgtgAGAAGGACgtatcggtcgacgccccgagcgcaacgatcggggctatgactgaggaggaggaagaggtggaggatgatgggacgactGTAGCCCTTGCCAatggtggcgtgaccgaccttgcgaggaccgctggcaggaccagcctcgcgagggggcttggagggatcagcctcgcgaggatcgcccgcaggtcaacgcaggccttcctcctctgccgccaccgcaaagaaggaatgaagaccatcatcaggatgagggggctaggggcttccaggagccacgcaccatcgcttgcatcctgggtggtgcctaggccccagcctctcagcgcatcttcaagaagtttgctcgtgaggtgaacgcactcctccccaagctcaaggccacgcgccctctcaggtggtccacgtgcgccatcacgttcatctCAGCGGATCagtcaagtgtgcggctacagccggggtcctcccaatgctttgttccccagtcatcagcaatgtgcaagttaccaggaccctcatcgatggcggtgcaggactcaacgttctgtccgtcgagacgttcaacaatctccaagtgccatatgaccagcttcagccgaccaagcctttctcaggagtgactgacggttccaccaccccgatagggcaggtccgcctccctgtcacctttggacaacgCAATAACTACCataccgagctcatcaacttcgatgttgcccacattcgcctgacgtacaatgccatcctcgggtatccagccctggccaagttccactactggaaacagggaatttgccatcagctagctctttgccatctgccagctgatggcaaaaaacgtctttgccatctgcttataaaaaacagatggcaaagaactgacagacggcaaaggacatggttgccatcagccaattctttgccatctgctagtggatgTCAAATaatatttgccatctgccagcagatggaaaAGAGGTTGGCAAATCCTGTGGCCGTCAAGAGTGTAACGACGTACCAGccccatctctttgccatctgccagcagacggcaaagattctttgccatctgctggcagatggcaaagagatggggTTATTTTTTTCCAAGTAAAAAAACTGTGGGGttatcccctccctctctcccacccATCCAGGTAAAAAAACATACTACGTTCCCATCTCATCCACACACCGAACAGCCCCCGTCGATGGCGCTCTAGGCTCGCCCGCCGCCACCCTATCGCCGGCCCCGTTGCTCCTCCGCCCTGTCGCCGGCCGCGTCactcccccgccccgtcgccgtcgctcCCCCGCTCCGTCGCCGGCCCTCCCCCACCCCGTCGCCGTCGCTCCCCCGCTCCGTCGCCGGCcctcccccgccccgtcgccggcccTCCCCCGCCAACCTGTCGTCGGCCCCGTCGCTCCCCCGCCCCACCCACAACGTTGCGGCTCTCCTGGCCGTCGTCCTCGCGCTGGCGTCCGGCGCGGCATCGCAGGCGCCGGTGGCGGGGCCGGCGGCGCCGGCAGGGGACTGCGGCTCCGCACTGATGGGCCTCACCAGCTACCTCCCCTGCAGCTCGCCGGTGTCCACGCAGGGCAACCCGCCCAAGGAGTGCTGCACCGGCGTCAAGACCGCGCTCGCCAGCCCGGCCAGCGTCGCCTGCCTCTACGACGCCTTCGGCAAGGACTACGGCATCCCCATGAACCTCACCCGTGCCAAGGGCCTCCCCGCCGCCTGCGGCGGCAACCCGGCTACCCTCAACAACTGCAGCCGTGAGCTATCTTCCCTTAGCGCCATCTTGTTCTTATTTTCTTTTCCCCGTGTCGATTTGTGATCTGTCACATGTGGTGTTGGTCTGACCTTGTTTTTGGTTCTCCTACAGTGAAACTGCCCGGCGGAGCCCCTAACAGCGCCCCTACTGAAGGTAATTCCCCTCTCTCTTCTCCTTTGCAGTTCCTACATTTTGAATCCCTCTCTTTATTCCTGTAGATCCGTGCAGAAAAAAACGTTAATTAGATCTAATCAGTAGATGCTCCAATCTGACTGATTAAAGAACTGCCGAGAGCTAGAGTCGATTTATCTCCACCTCCATTTTCCACTCTTGAGATCGAAGGGAAAACATATGAATGTGTCCTTGGGCATTGACATCAATGCTTTCTTGGACTACAGAGAATTTTTCTGGACACCTCTGGCACCTAGAGTACAACAGGACTATCTTTCAGTGGTCTGCATGTGAAAAAACAGAACATTTTTTGTTGTTGAGAATCTCCATTTGAAAAAGAAACATCACAAAAAAGAATGATTTTCTTTTGAGATTCATAAAGAAGAATGAAATTGGCACATAGCACTTGTAGTGTAAACGAAGACATTCCTAATAAAGAACTGCTGTCATAGTGGCGGTGCTTTCAATGTCATCATAATTTTGAGGGATGGCAGCCAGATGTTGCACTGGATCACGCACACAACAGAATTGATAAACAATTATGATGGGCGGCAACCACCAAATGAGCTCGTCCCCTTCCTggctcaccatggttacaatgtcctcaagatgccgggaagcagcggagtcatcacagtcccctgcgaataTAAGGATGCGGTATGCTCtctcgagcatgccttccaagttgcatcagtcgaggacccagacagcaagagcgGGAACCCTCtcgaggcagttcccaagaagaagaaggcatcacccagctcaaggcctcaggaggaaGGCATCTCCAGAGGCACCGCGCCAGGATCTGCGCCCGACCAAGGGGCACCTCCCTCCaatgcataggaaggcgtgcccggcgccctccttgggcaaggctcgagggctctctcctggagggcctcagactttcccgagatcatgagggaggcgctcgggcaccacttggaggcgtgcttcgtggcacgtttccctcGGGAAGGCATGACGCAAGGAGGGGCCAaccctcaagagttcatcaccaagaccattgatgtctactacacaaccttcttcttgtagacgttgttgggcctccaagtgcagaggtttgtaggacagtagaaaatttccctcaagtggatgacctaaggtttatcaatctgtgggaggcgtaggatgaagatggtctctctcaaacaaccctgcaaccaaataataaagagtctcttgtgtccccaacacaccgaatacaatggtaaattgtataggtgcactggtttggagaagagatggtgatgcaagtgcaatatggatggtagatataggtttttgtaatctgaaaatataaaaacagcaaggtaactaatgataaaagcgagcgtaaacagtattgcaatggtaggaaacaaggcatagggttcatactttcactagtgcaagttctttcaacaataataacatagatagatcatataaaaatccctcaacatgcaacaaagagtcactccaaagccaataatagcggagaacaaacgaagatattatggtagggtactaaaccacctcaaagttattctttcggatcaatctattcaagagttcatactagaataacaccttaatacacaaatcaaccaaaaccctaatgtcacctagatactctattgtcaccacaagtatcagtgggcatgattatatgatatgcatcacataatctcagattcatctattcaaccaacacaaagtacttcaaagagtgccccaaattttctaccagagagtcaggacgaaaacgtgtgccaacccctatgcataggttcatgggcggaacccgcaagttgatcaccaaaacatacatcaagtggaccacgtgatatcccattgtcaccacagataagcacggcaagacatacatcaagtgttctcaaatccttaaagactcaatccgataagataacttcaaagggaaaactcaatccatcacaagagagtagagggggagaaacatcataagatccaactataatagcaaagcttgtgatacatcaagatcttgccatagagagaacacgagagagagatcaaacacataactactggtacataccctcagccccaagggtgaactactccctccccgtcatggatagcgctaggatgatgaagatggccaccggtgagggattcccccgctggcagggtgccggaacgggcccccgagaggttttttgtggctacagaggcttgcggcggtggaactcccgatctatcttttccttcgatggttttagggtatatgggaatatataggcgaaagaagtcagtcgggggagcctcgaggggcccacaagggtggagggcatgcccaggggggtgggcacgccccactatctcgtggcttccttgacgcttccctggcttgcactccaagttcccgggatcacattcgttccgaaaatcacgctcccgaaggtttcattccgattggactccgtttgatattccttttcttcgaaacactgaaataggcaataaaacagcaatatcggccgggcctccggttaataggttagtcccaaaattaatacaaaagtgtataatgaagcccataatcattcaaaacagataataaaatagcatgaatgcttcataaattatagatacgttggagacgtatcaacatccccaagcttaattcctgctcgtcctcgagtaggtaaatgataatataaagaatttatgaattgtgaatgctagttggtgcacaagtttgatcaatgataatttcaatgatctttttctagcatgattatatgtcataacagtagttcatctcataaaacatctcaagatcaagtaacaagcaattcacatgttaaagcatagaccataaaatttcttgaaaactagcaaa
This genomic window contains:
- the LOC123157986 gene encoding pollen-specific leucine-rich repeat extensin-like protein 2, giving the protein MAIEAHHDECRREGNEIAQDRPWTMVEQLAAIRMCLEPMHRLLRRLQCAGAQVLEGFWPGGLIARTPNWTADYLEVVANRLQDWKGSAAKAGAAKALEFVKAWYPGVRLGQLATFRQEALPELAAERCHIPSLWLCTRARPPPPYRRPRCSSALSPAASLPRPVAVAPPLRRRPSPTPSPSLPRSVAGPPPPRRRPSPANLSSAPSLPRPTHNVAALLAVVLALASGAASQAPVAGPAAPAGDCGSALMGLTSYLPCSSPVSTQGNPPKECCTGVKTALASPASVACLYDAFGKDYGIPMNLTRAKGLPAACGGNPATLNNCSLKLPGGAPNSAPTEGNSPLSSPLQFLHFESLSLFL